One part of the Oharaeibacter diazotrophicus genome encodes these proteins:
- the secA gene encoding preprotein translocase subunit SecA produces the protein MVGLGAIARKLFGSANDRRVKGYRPRIAAINALETELQALSDDALKARTAEFRAALAAGKTVDDLLVPAFATVREAARRVLGQRHYDVQLVGGIVLNEGSIAEMKTGEGKTLVATLACYLNALPGKGVHVVTVNDYLARRDAEWMSRIYGFLGLSTGIIVHGLDDEQRRAAYACDITYATNNELGFDYLRDNMKYEREQMVQRGHHFAIVDEVDSILVDEARTPLIISGPLDDRSDFYNTIDTFIPGLAAEDFEIDEKQRTVIFTEAGTEKLEQRLKAAGLLKGGSLYDVENVSVVHHVNQALKAHKLFQRDKDYIVKGGEVVIIDEFTGRMMPGRRYSDGLHQALEAKEHVKIQPENQTLASITFQNYFRMYDKLAGMTGTASTEADEFADIYGLEVVEIPTHRPVARKDDDDEVYRTVEEKYKAIIATIREAKTRGQPVLVGTTSIEKSETLARMLAAEGFRQHDFDVLFDGDDGRADEMVFQVLNARYHEQEASIIAQAGVPGAVTIATNMAGRGTDIQLGGNADMRIANELADVPAGPEREARETKIREDVERLKQKALAAGGLFVIGTERHESRRIDNQLRGRSGRQGDPGHSRFYLSLQDDLMRIFGSDRMDGMLQKLGLKDGEAIIHPWINKALEKAQQKVEARNFDIRKNLLKFDNVMNDQRKVIFEQRIELMTEEDVSETVADMRHEVITGLIAKHIPENAYAEQWDVAGLQAEIVEYLNLDLPVADWAKEEGIADQEIEARVTKAADEAFAAREARIGPELMRRVEKAVLLQTLDHLWREHLAHLDHLRSVVGLRGYAQRDPLNEYKTEAFALFESLLGQLRGQVIGQLMRIELRPPEPAQGMPDGALEHHADPFTGADEMAVPPASMLQTVFDEEGRAPARDPADPSTWGHVGRNEMCPCGSGKRFKHCHGQFA, from the coding sequence ATGGTCGGCCTCGGCGCCATCGCGCGCAAGCTGTTCGGTTCGGCGAACGACCGCCGCGTCAAGGGTTACCGCCCGCGCATCGCGGCCATCAACGCGCTCGAGACGGAGTTGCAGGCGCTCTCGGACGACGCGCTGAAGGCGCGCACGGCCGAGTTCCGCGCGGCGCTCGCCGCCGGCAAGACCGTCGACGACCTGCTCGTCCCCGCCTTCGCCACCGTGCGCGAGGCCGCCCGCCGCGTGCTCGGCCAGCGCCACTACGACGTCCAGCTGGTCGGCGGCATTGTGCTGAACGAGGGCTCGATCGCCGAGATGAAGACCGGCGAGGGCAAGACGCTGGTCGCCACCCTCGCCTGCTATCTCAACGCCCTGCCGGGCAAGGGCGTCCACGTCGTCACCGTCAACGACTACCTCGCCCGCCGCGACGCCGAGTGGATGAGCCGGATCTACGGCTTCCTCGGCCTTTCGACCGGCATCATCGTCCACGGCCTCGACGACGAGCAGCGCCGCGCGGCCTACGCCTGCGACATCACCTACGCCACCAACAACGAGCTCGGGTTCGACTACCTGCGCGACAACATGAAGTACGAGCGCGAGCAGATGGTCCAGCGCGGCCATCACTTCGCGATCGTGGACGAGGTCGACTCGATCCTGGTCGACGAGGCGCGCACGCCGCTGATCATCTCCGGCCCGCTCGACGACCGCTCGGACTTCTACAACACCATCGACACCTTCATCCCCGGCCTCGCCGCCGAGGATTTCGAGATCGACGAGAAGCAGCGCACGGTGATCTTCACCGAGGCCGGCACCGAGAAGCTGGAGCAGCGGCTGAAGGCCGCGGGCCTGCTCAAGGGCGGCTCGCTCTACGACGTCGAGAACGTCTCGGTGGTCCACCACGTCAATCAGGCGCTGAAGGCCCACAAGCTGTTCCAGCGCGACAAGGACTACATCGTCAAGGGCGGAGAGGTCGTCATCATCGACGAGTTCACCGGCCGCATGATGCCGGGCCGGCGCTATTCCGACGGCCTGCACCAGGCGCTCGAGGCCAAGGAACACGTCAAGATCCAGCCCGAGAACCAGACGCTGGCCTCGATCACCTTCCAGAACTACTTCCGCATGTACGACAAGCTGGCCGGCATGACCGGTACGGCCTCGACCGAGGCGGACGAGTTCGCCGACATCTACGGCCTCGAGGTCGTCGAGATCCCGACCCACCGCCCGGTGGCGCGCAAGGACGACGACGACGAGGTCTACCGGACGGTCGAGGAGAAGTACAAGGCGATCATCGCCACCATCCGCGAGGCCAAGACCCGCGGCCAGCCCGTGCTGGTCGGCACCACCTCGATCGAGAAGTCCGAGACGCTCGCCCGCATGCTCGCGGCCGAGGGCTTCCGCCAGCACGACTTCGACGTGCTGTTCGACGGCGACGACGGCCGCGCCGACGAGATGGTGTTCCAGGTCCTCAACGCCCGCTACCACGAGCAGGAGGCCTCGATCATCGCCCAGGCCGGCGTGCCGGGCGCGGTGACCATCGCCACCAACATGGCCGGCCGCGGCACCGACATCCAGCTCGGCGGCAACGCCGACATGCGCATCGCCAACGAGCTCGCCGACGTGCCGGCGGGCCCCGAGCGCGAGGCGCGCGAGACGAAGATCCGCGAGGACGTCGAGCGGCTGAAGCAGAAGGCGCTCGCCGCCGGCGGCCTGTTCGTGATCGGCACCGAGCGCCACGAGAGCCGGCGCATCGACAACCAGCTGCGCGGCCGCTCCGGCCGCCAGGGCGACCCCGGCCACTCGCGCTTCTACCTGTCCCTCCAGGACGACCTGATGCGCATCTTCGGCTCGGACCGCATGGACGGGATGCTGCAGAAGCTCGGCCTCAAGGACGGCGAAGCGATCATCCATCCGTGGATCAACAAGGCGCTGGAGAAGGCGCAGCAGAAGGTCGAGGCGCGCAACTTCGACATCCGCAAGAACCTTCTCAAGTTCGACAACGTGATGAACGACCAGCGCAAGGTCATCTTCGAGCAGCGCATCGAGCTGATGACCGAGGAGGACGTCTCCGAAACGGTCGCCGACATGCGCCACGAGGTGATCACCGGCCTGATCGCCAAGCACATCCCCGAGAACGCCTACGCCGAGCAGTGGGACGTCGCCGGCCTGCAGGCCGAGATCGTCGAGTACCTCAACCTCGACCTGCCCGTCGCCGACTGGGCCAAGGAAGAGGGCATCGCCGACCAGGAGATCGAGGCCCGCGTCACCAAGGCCGCCGACGAGGCCTTCGCCGCCCGCGAGGCGCGGATCGGCCCCGAGCTGATGCGCCGGGTCGAGAAGGCGGTGCTGCTGCAGACGCTCGACCATCTCTGGCGCGAGCACCTCGCCCACCTCGACCACCTTCGCTCGGTGGTCGGCCTGCGCGGCTACGCCCAGCGCGATCCGCTCAACGAGTACAAGACCGAGGCCTTCGCGCTGTTCGAGTCGCTGCTCGGCCAGCTCCGCGGCCAGGTGATCGGCCAGCTGATGCGCATCGAGCTGCGTCCGCCCGAGCCGGCGCAGGGGATGCCCGACGGCGCGCTCGAGCACCACGCCGACCCGTTCACCGGCGCCGACG
- a CDS encoding peptidylprolyl isomerase, with protein MKSFSRGLIGRRLLTAAAAAAIVVAAHAGVALAADGDVLARVNGKDITKTEVDLAMDIFGEQLQQVPEGARRSMVVDALVDMHVMADAAAAAGLENGQKFKERMSFLTAQALRNSYIEDKIQASVTDADLKARYEKDLANYTPPEEVHARHILVKTEEEANQVIKDIAGGKDFAAVAKEKSEDPGSKENGGDLGFFTKGQMVPDFETAAFGLKPGEMTTKPVKTDFGWHVIKVEERRSQPVPTFEDVKAQVTEVVQREKFQAALTELKAAAKIERLDQPPAAPAAGDAPAAAETPAPAPAQ; from the coding sequence ATGAAGTCGTTTTCGCGAGGCCTGATCGGCCGGCGCCTCCTCACCGCGGCCGCTGCGGCGGCCATCGTCGTCGCGGCCCACGCCGGCGTCGCGCTCGCCGCCGACGGCGACGTGCTGGCCCGGGTCAACGGCAAGGACATCACCAAGACCGAAGTCGACCTCGCCATGGACATCTTCGGCGAGCAGCTGCAGCAGGTGCCGGAGGGCGCCCGTCGGTCGATGGTGGTCGACGCCCTCGTCGACATGCACGTGATGGCCGACGCCGCCGCGGCGGCCGGGCTTGAGAACGGCCAGAAGTTCAAGGAGCGGATGAGCTTCCTGACGGCCCAGGCGCTGCGCAACAGCTACATCGAGGACAAGATCCAGGCGTCGGTGACCGACGCGGACCTGAAAGCCCGTTACGAGAAGGACCTCGCCAACTACACCCCGCCGGAGGAGGTCCACGCCCGCCACATCCTGGTCAAGACCGAGGAAGAGGCGAACCAGGTCATCAAGGACATCGCCGGCGGCAAGGACTTCGCCGCGGTGGCGAAGGAGAAGTCGGAGGATCCGGGCTCCAAGGAGAACGGCGGCGACCTCGGCTTCTTCACCAAGGGCCAGATGGTCCCGGACTTCGAAACCGCGGCCTTCGGCCTGAAGCCGGGCGAGATGACGACCAAGCCGGTCAAGACCGACTTCGGCTGGCACGTCATCAAGGTCGAGGAGCGCCGCTCGCAGCCGGTGCCGACCTTCGAGGACGTCAAGGCGCAGGTGACCGAGGTGGTCCAGCGCGAGAAGTTCCAGGCCGCCCTGACCGAGCTCAAGGCCGCCGCCAAGATCGAGCGGCTCGACCAGCCGCCGGCGGCGCCCGCGGCCGGCGACGCGCCCGCGGCGGCCGAGACGCCGGCGCCCGCCCCGGCGCAGTGA
- a CDS encoding TetR/AcrR family transcriptional regulator, with product MPADHPAVTPAPRGRRRSVGAVRSEASAAAILDAAEAILGEGGTAGFTIEAVARRARAGKQTIYRWWPNRAALLLDVYHRQKGADGVGYAGGSADDLARFVRDLWAFWRDTPAGRGFALVVAESQTDPAAAAALKDYFAQRRLDFAAAVAPPDADPEAVGVVHDLMTGFNLGRLLTGRIDDDPATIAAVARLLADALDRAGGVRPGSPSP from the coding sequence ATGCCCGCCGACCATCCCGCCGTCACGCCCGCGCCCCGGGGCCGCCGCCGCTCCGTCGGCGCGGTGCGCAGCGAGGCCAGCGCAGCCGCGATCCTCGACGCCGCGGAGGCGATCCTCGGCGAGGGTGGCACGGCCGGTTTCACGATCGAGGCGGTGGCGCGGCGAGCCCGGGCGGGCAAGCAGACGATCTACCGCTGGTGGCCGAACCGGGCGGCGCTGCTGCTCGACGTCTACCACCGCCAGAAGGGCGCCGACGGCGTCGGCTACGCCGGCGGGAGCGCGGACGACCTCGCCCGTTTCGTCCGCGATCTCTGGGCGTTCTGGCGCGACACGCCCGCCGGCCGCGGCTTCGCCCTGGTGGTCGCCGAGAGCCAGACCGACCCGGCGGCCGCCGCGGCCCTGAAGGACTATTTCGCGCAGCGCCGGCTCGACTTCGCCGCCGCGGTCGCCCCTCCGGACGCCGATCCGGAGGCGGTCGGCGTGGTCCACGACCTCATGACCGGCTTCAACCTCGGCCGCCTCCTGACCGGTCGCATCGACGACGACCCCGCGACGATCGCGGCGGTGGCCCGCCTGCTCGCCGACGCGCTCGACCGGGCCGGCGGCGTCCGGCCCGGATCGCCCTCCCCCTGA
- the argJ gene encoding bifunctional glutamate N-acetyltransferase/amino-acid acetyltransferase ArgJ: MSHAVSPLAPKTVPEMPPIAGVRFATAEAGIKYKNRTDVLLVALDEGTEVAGVFTRSKCPSAPVEWCREALAGGKARALLVNSGNANAFTGLKGRETVRISAGHAGRTLGVEPGTVFLASTGVIGEPLDPAKFAAVLDDTAGRLADGPWIDAARAIMTTDTFPKVATRTVAIAGVPVTINGIAKGAGMIAPDMATMLSFVFTDAPIAAPALQAMLSKGVEGSFNAITVDSDTSTSDTLILFATGAAETRGAPRIADAADERLADFRAALDGLLLDLAHQVCKDGEGARKFVEVTVTGAVDDASAKRIALSIANSPLVKTAIAGEDANWGRVVMAVGKAGEPADRDRLSIWFGDVRVAVEGARDAGYSEAAASAEMEREDVRVRADIGLGEGRATVWTCDLTKEYVAINGDYRS; the protein is encoded by the coding sequence ATGTCGCACGCCGTTTCGCCGCTCGCCCCGAAGACCGTTCCCGAGATGCCGCCGATCGCCGGCGTGCGCTTCGCGACGGCCGAGGCCGGCATCAAGTACAAGAACCGCACCGACGTGCTGCTGGTCGCCCTCGACGAGGGCACCGAGGTCGCCGGCGTCTTCACGCGCTCCAAGTGCCCGTCGGCGCCGGTCGAGTGGTGCCGCGAGGCCCTCGCCGGCGGCAAGGCGCGGGCGCTGCTGGTCAACTCCGGCAACGCCAACGCCTTCACCGGCCTGAAGGGCCGCGAGACGGTGCGGATCTCGGCCGGGCACGCCGGCCGCACGCTCGGTGTCGAGCCCGGCACCGTCTTCCTCGCCTCCACCGGCGTGATCGGCGAACCGCTCGACCCGGCCAAGTTCGCCGCCGTCCTCGACGACACCGCCGGCCGTCTCGCCGACGGCCCGTGGATCGACGCCGCGCGCGCGATCATGACCACCGACACCTTTCCGAAGGTCGCCACCCGCACCGTCGCGATCGCCGGCGTGCCGGTGACGATCAACGGCATCGCCAAGGGCGCCGGCATGATCGCCCCGGACATGGCGACCATGCTGTCCTTCGTCTTCACCGACGCCCCGATCGCGGCGCCGGCGCTGCAGGCGATGCTGTCGAAGGGCGTCGAGGGCTCGTTCAACGCCATCACGGTCGACAGCGACACCTCGACCTCCGACACGCTGATCCTGTTCGCCACCGGCGCGGCGGAAACCCGTGGCGCACCCCGGATCGCCGACGCCGCCGACGAGCGGCTCGCCGACTTCCGGGCCGCGCTCGACGGCCTCCTGCTCGACCTCGCCCATCAGGTCTGCAAGGACGGCGAGGGCGCCCGCAAGTTCGTCGAGGTCACCGTCACCGGCGCCGTTGACGACGCCTCCGCCAAGAGGATCGCGCTGTCGATCGCCAACTCGCCGCTGGTCAAGACCGCGATCGCCGGCGAGGACGCCAACTGGGGCCGGGTCGTGATGGCCGTCGGCAAGGCCGGCGAGCCGGCCGACCGCGACCGGCTGTCGATCTGGTTCGGCGACGTCCGCGTCGCCGTCGAGGGCGCGCGCGACGCCGGTTATTCCGAGGCGGCGGCGTCCGCCGAGATGGAGCGCGAGGACGTCCGCGTGCGCGCCGACATCGGCCTCGGCGAGGGCCGCGCCACGGTGTGGACCTGCGACCTCACCAAGGAATACGTCGCCATCAACGGCGACTACCGCAGCTGA
- a CDS encoding (deoxy)nucleoside triphosphate pyrophosphohydrolase, whose protein sequence is MSTTTDGKRLLLVVACALVDVDGRVLLTRRPEGKALAGLWEFPGGKLEPGEGPEEALIRELAEELSITVRAACLAPLTFASHTYESFHLLMPLYICRRWDGLVEPREGQATAWVRPNRLRDYPMPPADEPLIPHLVDLLG, encoded by the coding sequence ATGTCCACGACCACCGATGGCAAGCGTCTGCTGCTCGTCGTCGCCTGCGCGCTCGTCGACGTCGACGGCCGCGTCCTGCTGACCCGTCGCCCCGAGGGCAAGGCCCTGGCGGGTCTCTGGGAATTTCCCGGCGGCAAGCTCGAGCCGGGCGAGGGGCCGGAGGAGGCGCTGATCCGCGAACTCGCCGAGGAGTTGTCGATCACCGTTCGCGCGGCCTGCCTCGCACCTCTGACTTTCGCCAGCCACACTTACGAATCGTTTCACCTTTTGATGCCACTCTACATCTGCCGTCGGTGGGACGGCCTCGTCGAGCCGCGCGAGGGTCAGGCGACCGCCTGGGTGCGGCCGAACCGTCTGCGGGACTATCCGATGCCCCCGGCGGACGAGCCCCTGATACCGCATCTGGTCGACCTCCTGGGCTAG
- a CDS encoding Flp family type IVb pilin produces MTTTGPGTGAFRRTIRRFAGDRRGAVAVEYGALLLMIVVALLGLSTLSSVSDKENDTFNTISDALR; encoded by the coding sequence ATGACGACGACGGGTCCCGGCACCGGTGCTTTCCGACGGACGATCCGGCGCTTCGCCGGCGACCGCCGCGGCGCCGTCGCCGTCGAATACGGCGCGCTCCTGCTGATGATCGTGGTCGCCCTGCTCGGCCTGTCGACGCTGTCGAGCGTGTCCGACAAGGAAAACGACACCTTCAACACGATTTCCGACGCCCTGCGCTGA
- a CDS encoding methyltransferase domain-containing protein — MIPALFDRRLIARRRRRAVAAAVPGSDFLVEHVAADLADRLAAVTRRFGTAAAIGGPTDALARTVTASGRAERVIRADVFAAGPAGDHPVDVVIDDERLPFADGSLDLAVSGLALQWVDDLPGALVQIRRALRPDGLFVATFVGGDSLTELRAALLAAESERKGGASPRVAPFVDVRDLGGLMQRAGFALPVTDVDRVTLRYATPFHLMRDLQAMGASNPLRERARGLTPPSLLARAAEIYAETAADPDGRVRASLTLVSLSGWVPHESQQKPLKPGSARTRLADALGAVEHKGE; from the coding sequence ATGATCCCCGCGCTGTTCGACCGCCGGCTGATCGCCCGTCGCCGCCGCCGCGCCGTCGCCGCGGCGGTGCCGGGCAGCGACTTCCTGGTCGAGCACGTCGCCGCCGACCTCGCCGACCGCCTCGCCGCCGTGACGCGGCGCTTCGGCACCGCCGCCGCGATCGGCGGCCCGACCGACGCGCTGGCGCGGACGGTCACCGCGAGCGGCCGGGCGGAGCGGGTGATCCGCGCCGACGTCTTCGCCGCCGGCCCGGCCGGCGACCATCCGGTCGACGTGGTGATCGACGACGAGCGCCTGCCCTTCGCCGACGGCAGCCTCGACCTCGCCGTGTCCGGCCTAGCCCTGCAATGGGTCGACGACCTGCCGGGGGCGCTGGTGCAGATCCGCCGGGCGCTCCGGCCCGACGGCCTGTTCGTCGCCACCTTCGTCGGCGGCGACAGCCTGACGGAACTGCGCGCGGCCCTGCTCGCCGCCGAGAGCGAGCGCAAGGGCGGCGCCAGCCCGCGGGTGGCGCCCTTCGTCGACGTCCGCGACCTCGGCGGCCTGATGCAGCGCGCCGGCTTCGCGCTGCCGGTCACCGACGTCGACCGGGTGACGCTGCGCTACGCCACGCCCTTCCACCTGATGCGCGACCTGCAGGCGATGGGCGCCTCGAACCCGCTGCGCGAACGGGCGCGCGGCCTGACGCCGCCGAGCCTGCTGGCGCGCGCCGCCGAGATCTACGCCGAGACCGCCGCCGACCCGGACGGCCGGGTGCGCGCGAGCCTGACGCTGGTGTCGCTGTCGGGTTGGGTGCCGCACGAGAGCCAGCAGAAGCCGCTGAAGCCGGGTAGCGCCAGGACGCGGCTCGCCGACGCCCTCGGCGCGGTCGAACACAAGGGGGAGTGA
- a CDS encoding ComF family protein — MAIPDPSDWRPGHVPASAATVAVAPLLHAAVRLPSALRAGAAALVDLVLPPSCPVCRVPTGSTGGLCMECWHQVRFLKRPWCERLGTPFPYDLGEGTLSAAAVATPPAFDRARSAVHYDGPVPDLVQAFKYADRTDLAPTFAGWMLRAGAELLADADLVTAVPLHRSRLFRRRFNQAGLLAREIARRGGLAFRPEVVVRARATAAQVGLSREGREANVRGAFRVPPSAKATVAGRRILVIDDVMTTGATLEAVARPLKRAGAARVDVLTLARVVQSL, encoded by the coding sequence ATGGCGATCCCGGACCCCTCCGACTGGCGTCCCGGCCACGTGCCGGCCTCCGCCGCGACCGTCGCGGTCGCGCCGCTGCTCCATGCCGCGGTGCGGCTGCCGTCGGCGTTGCGCGCCGGGGCGGCGGCGCTGGTCGACCTCGTGCTGCCGCCATCGTGCCCGGTCTGCCGCGTGCCGACCGGCAGCACCGGCGGGCTCTGCATGGAATGCTGGCACCAGGTGCGCTTCCTCAAGCGGCCGTGGTGCGAGCGGCTCGGCACGCCGTTTCCCTACGACCTCGGCGAGGGCACCCTGTCGGCCGCCGCGGTGGCGACGCCGCCGGCCTTCGATCGGGCGCGCTCGGCGGTCCACTACGACGGCCCGGTCCCCGACCTCGTCCAGGCCTTCAAATACGCCGACCGCACCGACCTCGCGCCCACCTTCGCCGGCTGGATGCTGCGCGCCGGCGCCGAACTCCTCGCCGACGCCGACCTCGTCACCGCCGTGCCGCTGCACCGGTCCCGGCTGTTCCGCCGCCGCTTCAACCAGGCCGGCCTGCTCGCCCGCGAGATCGCCCGCCGCGGCGGCCTCGCCTTCCGGCCGGAGGTGGTGGTCCGCGCCCGCGCCACCGCCGCCCAGGTCGGTCTCAGCCGCGAGGGCCGCGAGGCCAACGTGCGCGGTGCCTTCCGCGTGCCGCCGTCGGCGAAGGCGACGGTTGCGGGGCGGCGGATCCTGGTGATCGACGACGTCATGACCACGGGCGCCACGCTGGAGGCGGTGGCCCGGCCGCTGAAGCGGGCCGGCGCCGCCCGCGTCGACGTGCTCACGTTGGCCCGGGTTGTGCAGAGCCTCTAG
- the grxC gene encoding glutaredoxin 3 has protein sequence MADVVIYTRDGCPYCTRAKGLLDRKGVAYTEFNASVEADKRQEMMTRSGRNTFPQVFVGTTHVGGCDDLHAAEADGSLDRLLAG, from the coding sequence ATGGCCGACGTCGTGATCTACACCCGGGACGGCTGTCCCTACTGCACCCGCGCCAAGGGGCTGCTCGACCGCAAGGGCGTGGCCTACACCGAGTTCAACGCCTCGGTCGAAGCGGACAAGCGCCAGGAAATGATGACTCGCTCCGGCCGCAACACCTTCCCGCAGGTCTTCGTCGGCACGACCCACGTCGGCGGCTGCGACGATCTCCACGCCGCCGAGGCCGACGGCAGCCTCGACCGGCTGCTCGCCGGCTGA
- a CDS encoding carbon-nitrogen hydrolase family protein, with protein MVRVACVQLRSGRDPAANLAATEALVREAAGRGATYVQTPEMTNILERSREDLFAKIATEADDVFLARMRTVAAELGIHLHLGSLALKRADGKVANRGFVIGPDGGILGAYDKIHMFDVDLAGGESWRESATYTPGTDAVTVDAGGLTVGMAICYDIRFPHLFRAYGHAGVDVVTAPAAFTRQTGAAHWHVLQRARAIENGCFLVSAAQGGLHEDGRETYGHSLIVDPWGVVIAEADHDEPGVIVAEIDPAAVAAARGRIPSLKNERPFGLVAPDRARLRSLG; from the coding sequence ATGGTCCGCGTCGCCTGCGTCCAGCTCCGCTCCGGCCGCGATCCGGCCGCCAATCTCGCGGCCACCGAGGCGCTCGTCCGCGAGGCCGCGGGACGGGGGGCGACCTACGTCCAGACCCCGGAGATGACGAACATCCTCGAGCGCTCGCGCGAGGACCTGTTCGCCAAGATCGCCACCGAGGCCGACGACGTCTTCCTCGCGCGGATGCGGACCGTGGCCGCCGAGCTCGGCATCCACCTCCACCTCGGCTCGCTCGCGCTGAAGCGGGCCGACGGCAAGGTCGCCAACCGCGGCTTCGTGATCGGCCCCGACGGCGGCATCCTCGGCGCCTACGACAAGATCCACATGTTCGACGTCGACCTCGCCGGCGGCGAGAGCTGGCGCGAGAGCGCGACCTACACGCCCGGCACCGACGCCGTCACGGTCGACGCCGGCGGCCTCACGGTCGGCATGGCGATCTGCTACGACATCCGCTTTCCGCATCTCTTCCGCGCCTACGGTCACGCCGGCGTCGACGTGGTGACGGCGCCGGCCGCCTTCACCCGCCAGACCGGCGCCGCGCACTGGCACGTGCTGCAGCGCGCCCGGGCGATCGAGAACGGCTGCTTCCTCGTCTCGGCTGCCCAGGGCGGCCTTCACGAGGACGGCCGCGAGACCTACGGCCACTCGCTGATCGTCGACCCCTGGGGCGTGGTGATCGCCGAGGCCGACCACGACGAGCCCGGCGTGATCGTCGCCGAGATCGACCCCGCCGCCGTCGCGGCCGCCCGCGGCCGCATCCCGTCGCTGAAGAACGAGCGCCCGTTCGGGCTGGTCGCGCCCGACCGGGCGCGGCTGCGCTCGCTCGGCTGA